The Drosophila yakuba strain Tai18E2 chromosome X, Prin_Dyak_Tai18E2_2.1, whole genome shotgun sequence DNA segment AATTTTGTAGATATTAACATTTATTCCTTGCTTAGACACATAACTTCTTTAGTATGGTAGTtgactttgtttatttgtcaaattgaaaacatttacaaTGAGTTAAGCGATTTGCATGCCATTCATTTGCATTAACCAATACGTGGAGCTCGTCACCTAATTACaacttttttgtgtgtgtgcagcagTCTAATCATTGAAACCTTCAGTGATTTAATTACGAGCACTTATCCGGATATGGTGAGTGTGAGTGGAACGGAGTAACCACTTCCTCTGACACCAAAGCGAAGGTCAGAGATCGGGGGAGCGATAGGCAATATCGGTCACTtggctattattattttgtcgATGGCTATCTAATCGGACTGAGTGCATCCAggcacatatacacatatgaGCCAATGATGGCTATGTGTGTACTGTGTGCACAGAGAATCACTGGAATCCATCAGTGGTAGGTAATTCAATTTATAGGATCACTTCGAGTACAGTCGACAAAGATGGGGGGCCATATGCGTATAATGATCGTGTGAATGATCGCCATGCTCCCAGCTCATAGCTCCCAGCTCATAGCTCCCAGCTCCCACTCCATCCCGATCCCGATGCCCCAACCAACACACTCGACCCCATTTATATCAACGGTATCACCATATCAAGCAGATAAGTCCGGGAACAGTCACAGCAACAGCACATCTACTAGCCCACTCATTCATTGCGCATTAATGcgataaatttatttattacggGCATTAGCTGtatattatttgtatattttagcTCTCCACCTGCGTTCCATTGGGCTCCTCGATATGGTTAACCCTAGCTTTCCATTGACTGAAACATGCAAACATAAACCCCCTCGTGATATCGCATTTGAAAATGACAAATTGTagtgttttattaatttacagCCGTTGTCTTTTCGAAATTTCCCACAAAAAATTGGTGTGTCATAGGCGCTTTAAATAAAGTTTGGTGTTAACTGCAAAGCTATTTATGCTTTTCGGTCTAACGTCGCTAATTAGTTGAAAGCCCCATATTAGGGGACGCAATTTAATCGATAAATGGCccatttggtttattttatttactacGCTGATTTGCCAATGTGTCGTACTAAGATCAAAGATCATTAAAGTTCCATCCCTCTTATGGAAGGACTTGTACTTAAACTTGTTAAAGTTTGAGTCTATGAATAGTGCCTCAAAATAGGACAGACAACTTGGGCAGCCTTGAGTTCAAACGCCGCACCTGCTCGATAGGCAAATGGAGCTGTTAAGGCGACAAGGTCAGAGGTTCCCATTTGGAAATAAAGCTGATGACTGTATTTTGGAGGGAATCAGATCACATCGGATGGGGACACTCTCGGGAACTACGAGTTTCGCCAGGGGCGTTGTGGTGGATGGGTGGGTGTTTGAATGGGTGTATGGAATGTGAATGGTTTGTTTGTACAGCTCACAGGCATACATGGGTGCTATACATATGCTTATTGTATTCAACACAATACAGTATACACCAAAAGCGAGTActgactgtctgtctgtctgtttgtctggTTGAGACATATTTCTAGAATTGATATGGAGCTATATAGCTATATGACAAGCCAACTCcggcgtcgcagtcgcagtcacagtcacagctGGCGGCGCAGCTTGGATTGGGTTGGGCCTTCGGTACGTTCGTTTGGCTAACAAGTGAACAGCACACCGAACACCGAACACCGAACACCGTACACCGGCATTCGCATTCGCTGACAGACGTGCGCCgatgaagcagcagcaacaagttACTGCTCCCTGGACAGCGATATAAACAGCAAAAGGCATCCCCAACGGCATTCATAgcatactatatatacatacgctTCAAACCAAAGAATGGGAGGCTGTTGCTCAAAGGATTTGGATGACAAACGCTCCTGGAGTCCCGAGGAGACCAAGAATGGCGTACGACACGCAAATATTCCACATAATATCCATATCAAATGACTAACATTTCGTTTGCAGAGCACCACATCGACCATCATTGCCCAGCCGCTGGATGAGGTGGGCTCCACCGGTGTATTCACATTAACacgcaccaccaccagcaccacgcGGCAGGAGAAGACGGTGACCACCACCAACGAGGAGCGGGAGCAGGATTAGCTGCCAACGGATTATGATGAAAGCCAAAAaccttctttcttttttttttacacctTTTTGTTGAAACGAATTCAATGCCaatgtgtgcgtgagtgtgtgcgtgagtctgctgtgagtgtgtgaatactaataaataaaataaaataaaataaaaagaaatgtacATACGAACAAtgtgaatatgaatatgaatatgcaTCAAGTTAAGCTGTTAACAAgtaataattaattgttatGTGCCTGAAACTCGATttcgtaataaaattgttgAATCGCTAAATACTGCACTTTGCTTTGAATTATCGGCAAAAAgaataaacagaaaacagaaaaaatggGTTCTCATCTAAATCAAAGTGGCTTCGATTCAGGAAATCATcaatcacttttttttttgcattccATGGGATTATTTCATTATCAACAACCTGGAAGCTGTGCATCTATAACTTTAAAACTATCACTAGATAGCATTAATGTGCTGATTTTGCTTTCATtattttcctgttttttaatttgattgatCGATTGTGAGTGATTTtacatacaaaataataacatcTCTAACAACTTCTTCAATTTCACATGCATAtgctagtttttttttaattggcgAACAATTTACATGATTTCTACACAGGTGCGAGTTCGAGACTCACCGCTGCTCCATGAACTTTTAATGAATAACTATCAATACTTGATTAATCGAACATGCATTTGTTTCACACTCGAAATCATAGTTAGAAATAGAAGTACTTTACGTTTCTGCGATCGAAATTCTCAGTGGAAAGCAGATTCACCCACCCGATATCTACTGTACAAGTGTGGGATAGCAGATGGGAAAGGGGGGATGGGGGGATGGGCGGATAGGAGCAGGTTGGAATCGGCGGAATCTGCCAGTTCAGCTGGCGAGCGATAAGGGGAACGATCCAACGCATTATTGGTCGATGACATCAGGAGATGCACACAAAAGAGCACCAAGCGAATGCTTTCAAGTGCTTTCAAGTGGACTGGCTGCTATTGGGTGGGTGCTTCTGGCTTTGGTATTACCCCCCATAGCTCGTGGTGGAGCTATCCTATCCAGTGAGTCAGTTCTGTTTGGACACAAGAACACAACACGGTTATCAACGGTATTCACATATGGCCAAAATGACTAACTACTAACAAAGCGGGCACGTGTTTGCAGTCTAATAGAAAATAACAACGATCAGTCAGTCAGTGGAATGTTTTGGCCATTCCATTCGCACGTATGTAcattcattttatatatactatatatagtaGCATAGGTGACATACATACACATGCCATTGATGTGAATCCAttggcaaaatgcaaataagacTGGCAATTGCGATTTTCCATTTAGAATTAACATTTATCAATAATACTTCGACAGTTCGTTCGTTACATGCCACTTGACAATCTCGACTTGTTTTCAGTCTCCACCATTGTCACTCTAGAACGTCGTTACGTGTACTTGTCAATGCGTTATAATTCAACGCATATAATAGAGcgatatatttaaaaataataataataataataagtaccTTTGTTGACATTGAATCAGCGTGCAGTGCAAGCGAAACTATGCTAaggaatttgtttattaaagaGCTTTTCCCAACGCCTGAAGGCAGGCAAAGTAATTGAAAAAAAGCCAATTGCCGATAATAATGTAGAACTGTAGACAAGGTAAAGACTCACTTTCCATTGTCTAAAGCATTTCACTTCGAGCTGTATGCTTCGAAGATAAAGCAAAAGGTATATGAGCAAATAAATCACTTGTTGCTAAAACTGATAAATAGTCACAATCATCAATATTTCGCACAATCAAACGGAGTTCTTGGGCTAATTGGTTCcttgaaaaagaaaagaaaacattgcGAACGATTAACCCATATCTAGAGCTGAATCATTGAAAACTCTAGACCATTACAACTCGTTCAATTGGTTATGAAAAAGAGCAGATAAGATTAGGCCAAACAAACATGCAGCAAATGGAAGACGGCACAAACTGCGCAGATAAATTGAATTGGAGGCGGacagtaaatataaaaaaaaaacgtagttcacgaaaaacaaaataaaaaacgacaaaatacaaaatacggAATACAAAAGGCACAGACAATTAAAGAACATATGTACCAGACCCCTAACGAGAGGGGTCGATGTATAGTGTgctatatggtatatggtatatgctATGTGCTGCATATGCagataaaataatttaaccGACCCTACACACTGACTTTTCAATCAAAAGGCAGCCCCCCAAACGACAGTGCTGCGCTTCGTTTTTAGCGgaaaaatcaaatggaaattgaaacaGTAtggctaaataataaatattcctttAAACCCAATAAATATGGATAGCTAATGAAAATATAGATTTCTGAAAAGCTACACTTTAGCAAACTCAAAACGGCAGCTACtttatgaatgaatatagaagAGAGCTTTCAAAATTGTATGCATTTGTTTTCTGCAAACTTATAAACTAGAGATTTTTTTGTGGAATaatttacaatatatattaagaGTTTATAACATTTGAAAAGCCAAGGAATATAATTCCGGGCGTACTTTTAGTTCATGGACTGCAGCAACCAAAAAGTAGCCAAATGTTGGAAGAAAGCGAACGTCTTGGCCCGCCAGCACTGCCACACGGGGCGTTCGCGTTCGTCGGGTGAGCGATAGGAAGGCGAGCCAATGAGCGAGCGGGCTGGAAGGCAGACAGAAATTGGAGCGCACCCCGAGAGTCCAGGCCACGATCGATCGACATGCGAGACGGGCAGCAGCAGTGCCACAGCAAAGCTACTCGCAGTCGGACGCAAGCATGAAACCCATGGGGGGCAACAGCACAACGGTCAGCTTCCTGGTGATCCTCGGCCTGGTTAGCCTGGTGAGCCTGGCCAGCTCACTGCCCATGACACCCGAACAGGAGCTGAAGGATGTGCAGGAGCCGTTgggtcagcagcagcagcaacaacagcaacagcgcaTGGTGAAGAGCGAAGCGGAGTCAGAGTTCGTTGGAAGAATTGCGCCACGCAATGAGCACAATCCGGAGGAGGAACAGGAATACGATGCCGTCACATTGGTGGAGGAGTTGGAGGCCGCCGGAGTGAAGCTAGCCGATCGACGGGATCTGCGCAAGCTCACCTATACGGAGCTGGCCCGCCTACTGGCCCTGTGGCATCTGTCCCAGAATCGCAATGTGTACAATGCCAAAGGACCGGAGGAGCAGCCCAATCAGGCCATCGATGCGCGTTAATTTATTAGCTTAATGAGTAAGCTCTCAGTTTATTTAAAGCCAAAGTTCACTTAATATATATTGTGTGTGACAAGTGTAGAAGGCTAGTACGCTCTTCGGCTAACGAAGTGGGATGACCCATGCAGATATACTATGGCAACTATATGATATTCTCTAACCAGACTTGCGTTAGAACATTGTAACTTCAAAAACCACTTCTTCAAATGATAGTGTGTGCCCCATTTAGAGTCGTATAAGATTGCAAATAAACTAAACCGTAGTGTACAGCAAAGTAGTTATCTCTTGGAGTGATGGGTCGTATAACCAACATTTGATACACTGATGCTGACTCAGCTGAATGCCAGCACCAAGATAAGGTAGACACAGCAAGGGTATGGAGTAACTATGatcaaaaaataaactataaatGTAATGCTCAGCTACGCCACTGCCTTGTGTTTCTCCCACTCGATCTCGTCCAGCCGAGGAGGCGACGTAGCAGTCTCTGTCGTGATGCCGCCAATCTCCGAACTGGTGCCGGTGACCACCAAGAGAGGCATCTGTCGCCGTTGCAAGCGTTTGGCTATTGGGGGCACAAAGAGATCGTGCTTGATTAGCGTGCAGTCCGCATCCTGGTAGATGCGTCGATTGTTATCCCATTTCAGCAGGGCAAACAGCCAGGACAGCAGCCAACCGCCAAAGAAGGTAATCACGAAGCCCAGGGCAGCGTACCACATGTAGCTGATCCTGTACAGGTAAAAGTAATGCTGCTCTTCCTCGGCCACCGCTGTTGCAGCCTTGAGAAAAATGTCGCGGGCAAAACTCCTGTCCACCGGACAACCAGCCGTGGACATATCCAAGCTAACCAGTGGTGGCTTTGGCTGCCCGAATCCAATCCAAAAGCAGAACGCCAGCGATATGAGCAGCCCTCCAATGGCACCCTTCTCATTCGCCTTCGTCACGTACATGCCCAGCGTGAAGAGGCCCAGCAGAGGGCCACCAATGATGCCGAAGATTGACAGTGCCGCCTGCAGTAGTCCACCAATCGAGCCCGCCATGAATGCCATCCCAATGCAGAGGGCTCCGAAGAACAGCGACAACAGCTTGGAGTACCACAAGGTCTGGCGATCGCTGAGCGTGCGTTTGGCGCAGCAGCTGACCAAGGGCTTGAGGTAATCCTCCAGGGTGACGGCCGCCAGTGAGCTGATTATCGAGCTAATCGTGGAGAGACTGGCACAAAAGATTCCCGAAACGAAGAGGCCAGCCAAGCCGGTGTACTCGCCCATTGTGTCCACGACGAAGAGCGGCATCACCTGATCGCGGGAGTTGACACGTCCCTCCAGCAGCGGATCGCAGTCGCGGTAGTACCAGTAGATGCACAGACCGGAGAAGCAGGTGCTCAGGCTAAGCAGGCAAAGAATGGGCAGGCACCACCACAGGGCCGCTCGAGCAGCACTTAAACTCCTCACCGCCATCAGGCGCTGGACCTGCGTTTGATTAACTCCATAGATGGCCAGGTAGGTGGCACTGCCGCCCAAAATCTGGGTGAACCATGTGTGTCGTTCCGTGGGATCCACACTAAAGTTGGTCAGATTGATGCGTCCGTTCTCCTGCGCCACGCGCCATATCACCTCCAAGCTGCCCGCCTTCACCCAGGCACAGATGATCACGCTAAAGACAGCGGCAAACATGAGAAGCGACTGATAGATGTCGGTGATGAGTACGGCCTTCATTCCGCCAAGTGTCGCGTAGAAGGTGCACACGACTCCCACAATTACGATGGAGAAGACCTGGTTCAGTCCAGTCACAGCTTCCAGGGCCAGAGCCGGTGCATAGACCACAATGCCCATGTACAGAACCATCTGGAGGGTGAAACTCAGCGATGCGGCCAATCGGGTGGCATAGCCAAACCTCAGTTCCAGATACTCGTACACACTGGCCGTTTTGAGGCGATAGAAGACTGGAATGATGAGGTAGGCGGCCACCGGCGTGGACAACACATACGACAGGTTGATCAGAACGAACATGGTGCCGTACTGATAGTTCTCCATGGATACGCCCAATATGGTGACGGCGGACATGAAGCTGGCCATCAGGCTAAAGGCCACGGGGGTCACGTTCATGGAGCGATCCGCCAGAAGGTATTCGGTGGTGGTGCTCTGCTTGCCGCCCACGAAACGGTAGTAGATGCCAATGGCCACGGAGATGACCAGCACTACGGCCAGGATCGCGTAGTCCCAGGCGCCCAAGGTAGCCATTGCAGATGACGGGTTCAATGGGGGCACGTGTTAAGCTGGTTTCCCCGACGGAAAACCTAATCGCACATTTAATCACTCCTAACTGATAAGTTGCCCCTCTAATCGGGCCTCTTGAGATTcagctaaataaatattctatGGGACGTCGGACGTTGAAACACGTCTTCACCGTCTGCCGGCCGTCGATGAAATAAAGGCCCAAACGGAATGAAACCGCAAGCTTTTGTTGGTGAGCCAGCATTGGGGCATTTTACTATGGCATTTACGACCCCGTCGAGAGATAGCGACCTGTTGTGTTGCACCACGTGCGGCTGGATAGGCTGGCGAACCAGGCGAAGGATAACGCAACCGCAGGCACCAAAAGCCCTTTTAAATGGGAAACCATTAAGGTGAGGGTCATCCC contains these protein-coding regions:
- the LOC6526050 gene encoding uncharacterized protein LOC6526050 — protein: MKPMGGNSTTVSFLVILGLVSLVSLASSLPMTPEQELKDVQEPLGQQQQQQQQQRMVKSEAESEFVGRIAPRNEHNPEEEQEYDAVTLVEELEAAGVKLADRRDLRKLTYTELARLLALWHLSQNRNVYNAKGPEEQPNQAIDAR
- the LOC26536383 gene encoding putative sodium-dependent multivitamin transporter, which gives rise to MATLGAWDYAILAVVLVISVAIGIYYRFVGGKQSTTTEYLLADRSMNVTPVAFSLMASFMSAVTILGVSMENYQYGTMFVLINLSYVLSTPVAAYLIIPVFYRLKTASVYEYLELRFGYATRLAASLSFTLQMVLYMGIVVYAPALALEAVTGLNQVFSIVIVGVVCTFYATLGGMKAVLITDIYQSLLMFAAVFSVIICAWVKAGSLEVIWRVAQENGRINLTNFSVDPTERHTWFTQILGGSATYLAIYGVNQTQVQRLMAVRSLSAARAALWWCLPILCLLSLSTCFSGLCIYWYYRDCDPLLEGRVNSRDQVMPLFVVDTMGEYTGLAGLFVSGIFCASLSTISSIISSLAAVTLEDYLKPLVSCCAKRTLSDRQTLWYSKLLSLFFGALCIGMAFMAGSIGGLLQAALSIFGIIGGPLLGLFTLGMYVTKANEKGAIGGLLISLAFCFWIGFGQPKPPLVSLDMSTAGCPVDRSFARDIFLKAATAVAEEEQHYFYLYRISYMWYAALGFVITFFGGWLLSWLFALLKWDNNRRIYQDADCTLIKHDLFVPPIAKRLQRRQMPLLVVTGTSSEIGGITTETATSPPRLDEIEWEKHKAVA
- the LOC6526049 gene encoding uncharacterized protein LOC6526049 codes for the protein MGGCCSKDLDDKRSWSPEETKNGSTTSTIIAQPLDEVGSTGVFTLTRTTTSTTRQEKTVTTTNEEREQD